The following DNA comes from Streptomyces sp. NBC_00102.
CGCAGGGTCGCGGCGTGCGAGGTCTGGCCCGCGGCGACGAGGCCGGCGGCGGCGAGGAGTCCGGCGGCCAGCGAGCTGATCAGCGCGCGGGTCCGGGCGGTCCGGCGACGCCTGCCTCGTGAGTGGGGGGAACGGGCTGAAGCGGATGTGGGGTTCACGGTTCGCACTTTCGGCCGGGGGCGGGTGACGGGTTGCACAGGTCAGTCGCCCCCGGCCGCACAAAGGTTGCCGCCCTCCGAGCCTTCACGAATCCGCTCGCGGATCCGCGGATCCGACCGCCCCGGGCCTGCCCCCTGCCGACTCCGCCCGTACCGCTCAGCCGCCGTCGGGCGTCGCCCTCGGCAGCGTCTTCTCGGGGCTCCGCCGTCCGGCACGGCTCGCCCGTACCCCGACGCCGGCCGCGCTCGCGGCCGAGTGCAGGGAGCGGAGGGCGACGAGGAGGAAGCCGATGTCGTCGAGGTAGACGGGGTCGGGGATGAGGTCGACCGGTGAGATCGTGTAGATCACCGCGGCCCAGAACAGGGCTTTGGACCGGAGCGGAATCCCCGCGTCGGTGAGGAGTTTGCGGGCACGTACGACGCGCACCAGCAGGACGGCGGCGACACCCATGGTGAGCAGCGCGGCGACGGCGCCGATGACGAGCCAAGCGGTGAGGTCCATGGCTCATCGTGTACCCGCCCGGGGGCCGCGCACGGCATCCGGACGGTAACAGCCGGGTCCTCGGACCGTCCCCTCGGCCCGCTCCTCAGCCGCGCTGCCCGGCCTTGCGGCGGTCGCGGCGCTTGAGCGCACGCCGTTCGTCCTCCGCGAGGCCGCCCCACACCCCCGCGTCCTGGTTGTTGTCGAGAGCCCATCGCAGACACTGCTCCCGTACGGGGCAGGTGCGGCAGACCGCCTTGGCGTCCTCGGTCTGGACGAGTGCGGGCCCGGTGCTCCCGATCGGGAAGAAAAGGTCCGGGTCCTCCTCGCGGCAGGCCGCTCGTGTGCGCCAGTTCTCCATGGTTCCCACTTCCGGTGGCCGGTTGCGTGTTTTCGTCTCCGGTTCTCGGGTGACCGACAGCCGGGGACCGAAACCGGTTACCACCGAAAAGTTGCCTCCGGGGGCCGGTACAGGGCGAGCAGGGCCTGGTCGTCCTGCGGCCGGTCGCCGGTGTGGCGGCGGACGTCGCGGATCAGCGCGTCGAGGATCTGTCCTGGGGCGACGGGGTCGCCCAGGGCGATGCGGCGTCTGGCGAGGACGGGCAGTCGCTGGGTGGCGTCGTAGAAGGTGCCGGTGCTGTCCCGGGACTCGCTGACGCCGTCGGTGTAGAGGACGAGGGTGGCGCCCGGCGGGAAATCGAAGGTGTCGATGGGAGCGGTCCAGTCCTGGATCGCTCCGATGCCCAGTGGAGGTGCTTCCTCGGAGGGTTCGAGCAGTGTGGCGGTGCCCTGCACGTCGAGCAGTACCGGCGGTGGATGTCCCCGGTTGACGAGGCGTACGGAGGAGAGGTCGAGGGCGAATTCGGCGAGCAGGCCCGTCGTGAACCCCTCGGCCCGTTCCAGTCCGCCTCGGCGGTCGCCCTCCCGGGTGAGGGCCCGTTCCATGGCGTGGGCCAGGGCGGCGAGGTCCTCCGCCTCGTCGGCGGCGTACCGGAAGGCGCCGAGGTCGGAACAGACGGCGCTGACCGCGCCGAGGCCCTTGCCCCGAACGTCGCCGATGAGTGCGCGGATGCCGTGCGGGGTGTGCTGGACGACGTAGAGGTCGCCTCCGATGAGCGCCTCGTCCTCGGCGGGTACGTAGCGTGCCGCGACCCGCAGGGACCCGATCCGCTCGGGCGGGTCGGGCAGGACCGCGCGCTGGGCCACGAACGCGACCTGCCTGGCGCGCACGGTGTGGGCGTACTGTCGGTCCAGCCTCCGGTTGATGAAGAGCGCCAGTACGGTCACGGCCAGCAGGGTGAGCTGGTTCGCCACTCCCCGGCGCCAGCCGAAGGTGCCGTCGACGCGGGCGAGGACCGCGTGCACGGCCATCGAGACGAGCCCGGTCAGGATGATTCCCCGGGGCCGCAGCAGGGGGCCCGCGAAGACCGGTGCGGCGATGAGCAGGGGGGCCGAGGTCACGTCCTGCGGGGTGATCAGGTCGACGACGACCGCCAGCACGATGACGATGGCGGGGATCCACTGCACACTCCTCGACTGCACCACTCCCCCACGCTGCACGCCCCGCCGCCGGTCCGCATCCCGGCGGGACGCGATCGGGCGGTGCCGTGCGGGGCCAGGGCCTTCGTTCGAAATCGGTGCTCTCAGTAGGGCAATGGCCAAGGCGACGAGCGCTCATCGGGCACTTTCACGCGAATTGCCCTGATACGGGGGCGTCAAGAGTTTGCCCGTCTTGGCCCCGCGCCGATCCAGGCGGATAGGGTGAGCGATCCGGTGCACCGGCCACGGGGGCAATCCCGAAGTCATGTGTCTGGTGACACCTTGTACGAGACCCGAGCGTCTTCAGGGGGAAGGCGCCGCGTGGCCCCGACGGAGGATTCGGACAACCGTGGACGCGCAAGGCCGTGGGCGGGCGGACGACATCGACCCCGCAGACCAGTGGGTGCTCAACCCGAGCACCGGCGAATACGAACTGCGACTGACCCCTTCCGCACCGCAACCGGGCAGAACGGGTGTTCCGAGCCCGCGGGGGCCGGTCCGGGGTGGGGGCGGCGGCTCCGGCCGGACACAGGCCGGGCCGGAGCGGGACACCCGGGCTCCGGGCCGTACGGAGTCGCCCGCCGGTCTTCCGGCGCCCCGCAGGCGCCGGGGAGCTCCCGACGAGCCGCCCGGGCGCCGGGGGGCGCGGAACAAGCGGAAGCCGAGGACCAAGCGCGTTCTGCTCTGGACCGGCGGCACGATGGCGCTCGTCCTGGTGGCCGTCTCCGCCGCCGGGTACGCCTACCTCAAGCACCTGGAGGGCAACGTCACGACCACGGACGTGGGCGACGCCGGGGCCGCCGGCTTCAGCAAGGACAAGGCCTTCAACATACTGATCATCGGCACCGACAAGCGGACCGGCGCCGGCAACGAGGGTTACGGCGACAGCGGCAGCGTCGGCCACGCCGACACCAACATCCTGCTGCACGTCTCCGAGGACCGGACGAACGCGACGGCGCTGAGCATCCCGCGCGACCTCATCGTCGACGTGCCCGACTGCCCGACCAAGCAGAAGGACGGCACCGAGAAGATCGTGCCGGGGACGCAGCACGTCCGCTTCAACACCAGTCTCGGCCAGGACGGCCGAGACCCGGGCTGCACCATGCGTACGGTCAAGGAGACCACCGGCATCACGGTGGACCACTTCATGATGGCCGACTTCAACGCGGTGAAGACGCTGACGACCGCGGTCGAAGGGGTCGACGTGTGCCTCGCCAAGGACGTCGACGACCCCGACTCGCACCTGAAACTCGGCAAGGGGACGCACACCATCCAGGGCGAGCAGGCGCTGGCCTTCCTCCGCACCCGGCACAGCTTCGGCAACAAGGGCGACCTCGACCGCATCGGGGTGCAGCAGCAGTTCCTCGGCTCGCTGATGCGGAAGATGTCCTCCAGCGACACGCTCACCAGCCCCACCAAGCTGGTGAAGCTCGCGGAAGCCACCACCGAGGCACTGACCGTGGACACCGGCATCGGCAAGCCCAGCACGCTCAAGGACATGGCGCTGGAGCTGAAGAAGGTCCCGACGAAGAACATCGCCTTCACCACGGTGCCGGTGCTCGACAACCCGGATGAGCACCCCCCGGTGACGGTGATCCTCAACGAGGCGGCCGCGCCTCCGGTCTTCCA
Coding sequences within:
- a CDS encoding YkvA family protein, translated to MDLTAWLVIGAVAALLTMGVAAVLLVRVVRARKLLTDAGIPLRSKALFWAAVIYTISPVDLIPDPVYLDDIGFLLVALRSLHSAASAAGVGVRASRAGRRSPEKTLPRATPDGG
- a CDS encoding WhiB family transcriptional regulator, which codes for MENWRTRAACREEDPDLFFPIGSTGPALVQTEDAKAVCRTCPVREQCLRWALDNNQDAGVWGGLAEDERRALKRRDRRKAGQRG
- a CDS encoding PP2C family protein-serine/threonine phosphatase encodes the protein MVQSRSVQWIPAIVIVLAVVVDLITPQDVTSAPLLIAAPVFAGPLLRPRGIILTGLVSMAVHAVLARVDGTFGWRRGVANQLTLLAVTVLALFINRRLDRQYAHTVRARQVAFVAQRAVLPDPPERIGSLRVAARYVPAEDEALIGGDLYVVQHTPHGIRALIGDVRGKGLGAVSAVCSDLGAFRYAADEAEDLAALAHAMERALTREGDRRGGLERAEGFTTGLLAEFALDLSSVRLVNRGHPPPVLLDVQGTATLLEPSEEAPPLGIGAIQDWTAPIDTFDFPPGATLVLYTDGVSESRDSTGTFYDATQRLPVLARRRIALGDPVAPGQILDALIRDVRRHTGDRPQDDQALLALYRPPEATFRW
- a CDS encoding LCP family protein, giving the protein MDAQGRGRADDIDPADQWVLNPSTGEYELRLTPSAPQPGRTGVPSPRGPVRGGGGGSGRTQAGPERDTRAPGRTESPAGLPAPRRRRGAPDEPPGRRGARNKRKPRTKRVLLWTGGTMALVLVAVSAAGYAYLKHLEGNVTTTDVGDAGAAGFSKDKAFNILIIGTDKRTGAGNEGYGDSGSVGHADTNILLHVSEDRTNATALSIPRDLIVDVPDCPTKQKDGTEKIVPGTQHVRFNTSLGQDGRDPGCTMRTVKETTGITVDHFMMADFNAVKTLTTAVEGVDVCLAKDVDDPDSHLKLGKGTHTIQGEQALAFLRTRHSFGNKGDLDRIGVQQQFLGSLMRKMSSSDTLTSPTKLVKLAEATTEALTVDTGIGKPSTLKDMALELKKVPTKNIAFTTVPVLDNPDEHPPVTVILNEAAAPPVFQAIADDVSLTEVKQKKKEEAASVAARLKGTQSAAGDVRVRVLNGGAEGGSAGKTVEWLQNEVGVTKSENGANAPEKLAKTTLEYAPDQADQARKLAALMGLSGSAMKPGKSVENAQGLPAMTLTLGKDFKGAGVSLTAPTKPPEVTKSTADQAKCAQ